Genomic window (Cryptosporangium minutisporangium):
CCGACGGCGACGCGATCGTGGTCGACGGCCGCCGGATCACAGTGCTCGCCGAGCGTGACCCGGCCCTGCTGCCGTGGGCCGAGCTCGGCATCGACGTGGTGCTCGAGGCGACCGGCCGCTTCACGTCGGCGAAGGCGGCGCGGGCCCACCTGGACGCGGGCGCGGCGAAGGTGCTCGTCGGCGCGCCGTCGGACGGCGCCGACGTCACGCTCGCGTTCGGGGTCAACACCGACGCCTACGACCCGGCCGCGCACACGATCGTCTCGAACGCCTCCTGCACGACCAACGCGCTCGCGCCGCTGGCCGCGGTGCTCCACCGGCTCGCCGGGATCGAGCACGGCTTCATGACGACGGTGCACGCGTACACCCAGGAGCAGAACCTCCAGGACGGTCCGCACCGGGACGCCCGCCGGGCCCGCGCCGCCGCGGTCAACATCGTGCCGACCACCACCGGCGCCGCCAAGGCGATCGGCCTGGTGCTGCCGGAGCTCGACGGCAAGCTGTCCGGGGACTCGATCCGCGTCCCGGTTCCGGTGGGCTCGATCGTGGAACTCAACACGACCGTGGTCCGGAACGTGACCCGCGACGAGGTGCTGGCGGCCTACCGTGCCGCGGCCGACGGGGAGCTCGCCGGCGTCCTGGAGTACTCCGAGGACCCGCTCGTCTCGTCCGACATCACCGGCAACCCGGCTTCGTCGATCTTCGACTCGGCGCTCACCCGTGTCGACGGCCGCCACGTCAAGGTGGTGGCCTGGTACGACAACGAGTGGGGCTTCTCGAACCGCGTCATCGACACGCTGGAGCTGCTGGCCACGCGCTGAGCCGCGGGGCCGCTGAGCCGCGGGGCCGCTGAGCCGCGGGGCCGCTGAGCCGCGGGGCCGCGGGGCCGCTGAGCCGCGGGGCCGCGGGGCCGCGGGGCCGACCGGGGCGGTGGAGGCCCCGGTCGGCCGGGCTTCACCCGCGGGTGGCCGGGTTGACCAGCACCCGTCCGCAGACGACGGTGAGCACTCCGGCGACGACGACGCTGAGTAGCCCGACGCGGAGGCTGGTGAGGTCGGCGACGAACCCCACCAGCGGCGGGGAGAGCAGGAACCCGCCCCGCAGCAGCCAGCTGACGACCGTGAGGCCGGTGCCGGGGGAGAGCCCGGGGAGTTCGTCGGCCGTGTGCATGGCGGCGGGCACCAGCGTGGCGACACCGAGCCCGGCCAGGGCGAACCCGGCGAGCGTCGTGGGCACCGACGGCACGGCGAGCGCGAGGCCCATGCCGACGGCGGCGAGGAGGCCACCGGCGCGGACGACCGTGCGCTGGCCGAACCGGTCGACGATCCGGTCGCCGGTGAGCCGTCCGGCGGTCATCGCGACCTGCAGGGCGACGAACGCGAGCCCGGCCACCGCGGCGCCTGTGTGCAGGTTCCCGCTGAGGTAGAGCGCACCCCACGAGGCTCCGGCGTCCTCGACGAGCGCCCCGCAGGCGGCGAGGAGCCCGAGCACGGCGAGCAGCCGGACGGCCAGCCGGGCGGCGGTCGGTCGCGCCGCCGGGATCTCGGCGCCCGCCGGCCGGTCGACGGGGCCGTCGCCGTCGCCGTCGCGCTCGGCACCCCGCCCGGCGTCGCGCCCGACACTCCGCTCGGCTTCCTCCGGGCCGGGGAGCAGGAACCGGTACGCGAGCACCGCGATCAGGCCGAACAGCACGGCGGAGACCGCAAGGTGCACCGCGAGTGGCGTGTCGAGCCCGGCGGCCACGGAGCCCATCAAGCCGCCGAGGACGGCGCCGATGCTCCACAGTCCGTGGAACGAGTTGACGATGGACCGGCGGTAGAGACGCTGGACCCGCAGCCCGTGGGCGTTCTGGGCGACGTCGACGATCGCGTCGAGGGCACCGACGGCGCCGAGGACCGCGGCGAAGGCGATCCAGTTCGGAGCGACCGGGATCAGCAGCGTCGCGGCGGCGAGCGCCACGATGCCGAAGCCGGCGACCCGGGCGGAGCCGAATCGGCGGATCGCGGCGGCGGCCAGCAGCCCGGCCAGCAGCGCGCCGAGCGGCATCGCGGCCAGCGCGGTGCCGAGCACCGCGTTGGTGACGCCCAGCTCGGCCTTGATCTGGGGGTAGCGCGGGACGACGTTGGCGAACAGGGCGCCGTTGGTGAGGAAGAGCGCGGCGACCGCGAGGCGGGCCCGGCGGGCCTGTCGGGAGGGCGCGGCCGGTGCGGTGACCGGAACGGTCTGGGCAGACACGGGAATCTCCGAGCGGGTTGTTCAGCGCAGGTAACGCTCGATGGCGTGGCGGATCTGCGCGGGGGTCATCGGATCGGTGGAGAGCGCGCTGTGCAGGACCAGACCCTCGATCAGCGCGTCGA
Coding sequences:
- the gap gene encoding type I glyceraldehyde-3-phosphate dehydrogenase, with amino-acid sequence MTRIAINGFGRIGRNVLRALVERDSKLEVVAINDLTEPAALARLLAYDTTAGRLGRPVTADGDAIVVDGRRITVLAERDPALLPWAELGIDVVLEATGRFTSAKAARAHLDAGAAKVLVGAPSDGADVTLAFGVNTDAYDPAAHTIVSNASCTTNALAPLAAVLHRLAGIEHGFMTTVHAYTQEQNLQDGPHRDARRARAAAVNIVPTTTGAAKAIGLVLPELDGKLSGDSIRVPVPVGSIVELNTTVVRNVTRDEVLAAYRAAADGELAGVLEYSEDPLVSSDITGNPASSIFDSALTRVDGRHVKVVAWYDNEWGFSNRVIDTLELLATR
- a CDS encoding MFS transporter, producing the protein MSAQTVPVTAPAAPSRQARRARLAVAALFLTNGALFANVVPRYPQIKAELGVTNAVLGTALAAMPLGALLAGLLAAAAIRRFGSARVAGFGIVALAAATLLIPVAPNWIAFAAVLGAVGALDAIVDVAQNAHGLRVQRLYRRSIVNSFHGLWSIGAVLGGLMGSVAAGLDTPLAVHLAVSAVLFGLIAVLAYRFLLPGPEEAERSVGRDAGRGAERDGDGDGPVDRPAGAEIPAARPTAARLAVRLLAVLGLLAACGALVEDAGASWGALYLSGNLHTGAAVAGLAFVALQVAMTAGRLTGDRIVDRFGQRTVVRAGGLLAAVGMGLALAVPSVPTTLAGFALAGLGVATLVPAAMHTADELPGLSPGTGLTVVSWLLRGGFLLSPPLVGFVADLTSLRVGLLSVVVAGVLTVVCGRVLVNPATRG